CGCCTGCGCTATCTACTGGGGAAAATGGGTTTTCTTCGAACAGAACAATGCCCAAAAACTTTCCCTGTGTATTCGCAGGACTGTCGACACTTCCAGATTATCCCGTGTAACCACGGGGCGAGACACTAAGGAACGCATACCAAACTGTTAGTGGTGTTGGAATAATAATGTATGTTATGTATGCTGACGAAACGGTCTACGTTAGCGAGCAGTCTTCAACACAAACAGTTGCGGTGAGGAACGTGAGGCTTTAGGCTGACTCGCGCCCTTCAATTGCTGTGTATGCAGACGCACCTTGTCAACCTCGCCTAGGATGAGGTGACAGTAGCCGCGATTGCTAAAGCACCGCGCACTACACTCGAGCTGTATGGATGCACTGTAGGCTTCAATTGCACTTTGGAGATCTCCGTTTTTCAGCAGTTTGTCCCCCTTCCGTTTCAGCCACTCGGAATTTCCCTCGCGGAGGGAGCGACTATCCATTTGAGCATTCATCGTAGAGCAGTGCTTCAAATCTTTCGGGACGGGTGGCAATTTGTCACCCCTTGCAGGAAGACgatgtctccttcgcgccgTGAAACTCAAAGTaattctttttttctctcgtacAGAATCATCTAGGCAAGGTTCGTCCGACGTGGTACAATCTCCACCACTGTGGGTGCTTGGTATGTCACGGTCGTCGAGTGCCGTTTCTGTACGACCTTCAGCGTCCGAGAACTCGTCCTCTTTGAAGCCAGAAGAGTAACGCTCCCTGTCCTGGACAGCCTCAACTCCCCTCCGAGGTTCGTGAATGTGATGAGCGACATCTTCGACTTCAAGTGTTCGGGCAGGGATCCCCGCTTCCTTGACGCTTCGTGCATTGAGAAACGAAATTGCAGTGGAGGGAGGGTGAGTGCAGGTGCTTGGTTCCGTGCAAAGGCGGGGCGCCTCTTTGGGATTATCTGTTACACTGTATAGTTCCTGGAGTGCCCGTGTTTTCCCACGTTCTGCTTCTGTTTCAAGCCATTGACGGGCTCCACTGTCGCAACGCCATTGCTCTTCCCGCGCAGTTTCCCGTTTGTCGTGCCTTCGCTCTTTCAGCTTTTGTCGTCGTTCTTGCAGTTTCCTTTCGTACGCCTTGATTGAGGCTGCTCTTCTTTCGTGCAAACTCTCTTTGCTAACTTCGGGATTATCGTTGGCACAAAATGCTTTCCAGAATCgacttgtcttcttcctgagCTGTAGAACGAGCTGGGCACCAGACAACGAAGATTCTACAGTGTCGTCTTCGATTTCGTCAAACAAATCAACTTCGAAAAAGTACGGCGGCACACTAATCCGTATGTAGAGCGGTGAAATGATTGTACGGATCTCAGGCTTTTGATGGCTCGAGAGCGCaggaacgcagagagcaAAAGCCACCGTATCAGAGGTCTCTGACCACTCGAACTTTACTGGAACGGGCATTTTTGTCTAAACGTTAGGACAGGAACTGTCCTCGAGGTACAGAATATCAAACCTAACACTAATTAACTGAGTTAAATAATACAGGGTTGAACTGTGTAGAAAGGCACGGGCACTATGTGATGATATTTTTTGTACTCAACGGGGACGCGGTGACGACACGAAGCGAAGGGAATGATGCACCGTCTTCTTGACAATTCGCAACATGGAGAGGTAAACACGAGCGTAAGTAGCTGCCGTCAACTCTTCAACTACATGTGACATTACGAATAACAACCGTAAGAGAGCGTTAGTAATTACCATACGAACGGTGATTCTGTGGCACTCGAGTAGGCACTCACTTTGCACGAAGTTTAAAGGAAGGCCGAATGCGTCAGCAAACCACTGCAGCCACATGAGAAAAAATAAAGAGAGAATGTTCTTTGCACTCAACTTGGACACGAAGAATCGAACGATGAGCTCCGCGAGGAAACCTCCAGCAAAACAAGTGAAGGGAACGTTAACGTTTGCAGGAGCACTAAGCACGCTGCGACCAACGGTCGTCGTCATGTGTCTCCTTAAAAACAAGCCCTCAAAACAAATAAGAAACCCGAAGCAGGTGAGCAGATAAATGCTTCTACGCCGGACCCAGAAGTAAGGGACACACGTGCGAGGCAGCTGTCGCCTAAATTTTTCGCTCGCGATTTTCACTCTGTAAGATTTGGTGGTACACCATGAGCGACAGAAGCGATGTCTCCGTAAACTTCTCCTCAGTGGCAGCGGGAAAAAACCAAATATGGGACCCGCTAGGCCGTTGAGGACGACCTCCACTAATGCGAATTCTTATGCGGAGGAGAGGTGTTTAGTGCTCGTCCTAACTGTCGCGCACACAAGTCACCTCTCAAAGGCAGTGGCAATTTCCTCGTTACCATCTTGCTCTGCACTACATCGAAACTCTCTCGATACCCTCCGTTTCTGGATCATAAAACAATGATAGAACACAACATTAGGCGGCGAACAACCTTAGACACATCACAACTTGACTTGACATTTTCAGCATTTCAAATTCAGGGCGCTCACCACATGACACCCCACTACATTAAGgcgggagacaaaacggacATATCGTTCTCACGCTTATGCTCCAGAGACAATAGACATACCTGGGGGCCCATACAGGAAAACCATTCCATCCTTGCGGTAGGGGCAATGTCGCTGCAAGTGACGCCTAGCGGATGCGCGATGATTGCTAGTTGAAAACTACTCCAATTCCCGTTCACCGACCCGAAAGGGTCGGTGGCAATTTCTGGGGCCCCCAGGGGCTAACCAACAAAATTATCTAATGTAATCCGGTCACTTTATCGGAGATTACTACCTGTTTTTTACTTCAAGATGTGCCAAGGGAGCGTGAATCGTATTCTTTTTTTGGTCATAAGCTATTCCAGTATTCTCACAAAACTGAGCTGGTAAGAGTTGAGCCGTATGTAGCTCGTGGTGCTTGGAAGAAGACTGTTCAAACACGTGGTCCATGTAGCCACCGAATCCCGTCCAAGTCCGTTATTTGAATATCATCATACTTCTGAAACACTTGAGATGGAGGGAGGTACTGTATGTACTGTCCTCTACGACCGAACGTTTACACATATTGACCATCGAATGTAACAATGAACGGTCCCGACCTGAAGGAAACAGTACAAATAAACGGTAAAGCAAAATACGTGTTTTTCGTTGGGGACGTGGTGCTTACAGCAATAAGTGAAAATTAAAGTGCACTGAAGCTACTGCCAGCTACAAACATGACCTAGAGAGAATCACTACCACTCACCTGACGTCGCAcaaaaagaacagaaaaaaaaacaccaAGCATATTTTTCAATTAATGTCTAAAGTTGTATTAAGCAAAGTGACGATATGTGTATTGATGGCGTCGAGACGCCTACAAAAATTCCTGACTCGCATTTGATGCGGATGTCACACGGCAATCTTTAGTAAAAGGCGAAAGATTGATGCGTTCTGTGACAACCGCTGCGACGGAGGACTGCTGTCCGGTTACCCCCCCACCCGACCATGTGGTTAAGAGTCtacagagacaaaacgactCGCGCTTTCACCACTACTGCACTTCTGCTGTTTACCGTTCGTGATTTCGATGGTACAAGGTATGGAGATGTCAAGCAAGCAATCGTGTTTTAGGGTAACAGGAGAGGCTAAAACAAGTTTTTCATTAGTGTCATGTTTTTACTGGAGGGATGGTTGTCAGCTTTACGCTCGTAAGTCATTGCTAGGGTTGCGGGGAAGGTTGAGCACAAGGATGTCTTCGATGTAGTTTTGAAGGAATGGTTCTTATTTGTGGTCTTTATTTTTCCCTCTATTCACGGGAGAGCGAGCGCAATTTCCTTAAGTGGTATCTTCCTGTCGGTGCAGCAGGAGACACACTATtccacgcgcatgcacaacaTAATATTTCGTCGGCAGCATGCTTACAATTTTTTTGCCCCGCCGTAGGGCTGTGCCACTCcgactttctctctcgtagGGACACACGCCAACGAAAAATGCTACTGGTATGGCCACACGGTGTCCGCTTCATTGTGGGAGGCTGTCGCCGCAGGACGACTGCGACGATCTTGTAGAGAACTGATTGACCATGTAGATAGCAGATCGCCGACGTTATCGCTGTCCTCTTGTGCTCAAACAGTGTGGCAAGCGGTGAGACAACCGGGGAAAGCACACCTGCAGTCTCGCTACATGCAGAGATATCTATCGACGCAAGGTCACCCCATCGCCTTACCAACACCGTTCAC
This region of Neospora caninum Liverpool complete genome, chromosome Ia genomic DNA includes:
- a CDS encoding ekn1, related: MPVPVKFEWSETSDTVAFALCVPALSSHQKPEIRTIISPLYIRISVPPYFFEVDLFDEIEDDTVESSLSGAQLVLQLRKKTSRFWKAFCANDNPEVSKESLHERRAASIKAYERKLQERRQKLKERRHDKRETAREEQWRCDSGARQWLETEAERGKTRALQELYSVTDNPKEAPRLCTEPSTCTHPPSTAISFLNARSVKEAGIPARTLEVEDVAHHIHEPRRGVEAVQDRERYSSGFKEDEFSDAEGRTETALDDRDIPSTHSGGDCTTSDEPCLDDSVREKKRITLSFTARRRHRLPARGDKLPPVPKDLKHCSTMNAQMDSRSLREGNSEWLKRKGDKLLKNGDLQKKRGTLSVSSSNLLWSALYLCNISLKIHIMFAVLRGTALSELPAESMLEEALKDMSGLQWDQVKSLQTDLNHFKQ